The Methanoculleus marisnigri JR1 genome window below encodes:
- a CDS encoding cache domain-containing protein encodes MKRCYLVGMALLLVLAAGCSGPAEQKAVEENTTTGDLADFVREAAAYAATAGEDAALAEFNNEAGRFSQGALYVYAYDYNGTLLAHPYEKEAVGSDRGNWTDVRGLPAIRIGADTAANGGGYIAYLYPAPENGSIDESAVETYVPKVGYVAPAGETWWVASGVYLSDAAGPGTEPYPGPVSAMVDLVERGATYGRELGAEAAFAEISNASGIFVDPEGHYLYAYDYNGTLLAHPHLQDAIGTSLIERQDPFGMENIRALRDTAESGGGFIVFIWPNPEQENRDELKIGYVLPVDDTWWVGSGVYLSEITGETASLPSPTP; translated from the coding sequence ATGAAAAGATGCTACCTCGTCGGCATGGCTCTCCTTCTGGTGCTTGCGGCCGGATGCAGCGGCCCTGCCGAACAGAAGGCCGTGGAGGAGAATACGACCACGGGAGACCTTGCGGACTTCGTCCGGGAGGCCGCCGCCTACGCGGCGACCGCCGGAGAAGACGCGGCCCTCGCTGAATTCAACAACGAGGCGGGCAGGTTCTCGCAGGGAGCCCTCTACGTATACGCTTACGATTACAACGGGACGCTCCTTGCCCACCCCTACGAGAAGGAGGCGGTCGGTTCCGACCGCGGGAACTGGACCGATGTCCGGGGGCTGCCGGCGATCCGCATCGGCGCGGATACGGCGGCGAACGGCGGCGGGTACATCGCCTACCTCTACCCGGCACCCGAGAACGGGTCGATCGACGAGTCGGCGGTGGAAACCTATGTCCCGAAGGTCGGCTACGTCGCTCCTGCCGGTGAAACGTGGTGGGTGGCTTCAGGCGTCTACCTCTCCGACGCGGCCGGACCCGGAACCGAGCCGTATCCGGGGCCCGTCTCCGCGATGGTCGACCTCGTCGAGCGCGGGGCCACCTACGGCCGTGAACTGGGGGCGGAAGCGGCGTTCGCCGAGATCTCGAACGCCTCCGGGATATTTGTCGATCCGGAGGGGCACTACCTCTACGCCTACGACTACAACGGGACGCTCCTCGCCCACCCCCACCTGCAGGACGCGATCGGCACGAGCCTGATCGAGCGGCAGGATCCGTTCGGGATGGAGAACATCCGGGCGCTCAGGGATACCGCAGAGTCGGGAGGAGGGTTCATCGTCTTTATCTGGCCGAACCCCGAGCAGGAGAACCGCGACGAACTCAAGATCGGCTACGTCCTCCCGGTCGACGATACCTGGTGGGTCGGCTCCGGGGTCTACTTGAGCGAGATCACGGGAGAGACCGCATCGCTCCCCTCCCCGACACCCTGA
- a CDS encoding PAS domain-containing protein: MDSNMMSRLEAGGIPKAVPDVTATMLQQVIETSLSGICIVDRQGCIAFANPSLLAMWEYDLSEVVGKPVTRLWLSPEGGRDCIDCALASGQWTGTIAARRRDASSFPSRISLSTVRDPGTAEVWLLLSCIEVDVRRGAQDAPGHRRSLEAAVAATPARFMDPAEIDPAIDDSLEDLGRACGASRVYLALFNDLRTLLGTTHEWCRAGQAPLRGESRNLFKGDPPRWTVQVLEGETVIVNGVSGNGRPEREERDFLERHGATAALMIPLRLNGSVVGFVGFDTDGEGPRFTDEDVALLSAAVHIIAGAIDRKQSEYIFRESEDLYQIVLDAITDTVTVVDTRLTLLLANDAFVAWCEDLGLETNVVGKDLFAVVPFFPPATRQLYERVIRTGRPLTSERSLQTGDRTMILREIRIPIFEHGEVARVVTVARDVTAQREVEDLKSKAYDQIERNMEQFALLADHIRNPLQAIMGRAELLDDTETTEKIRQQVQRINGIIDQLDERWGESRRLSMFWRKYS; this comes from the coding sequence ATGGATTCGAATATGATGAGCCGCCTGGAGGCCGGCGGGATCCCAAAGGCGGTGCCTGATGTCACCGCTACGATGCTGCAACAGGTGATCGAGACCTCGCTCTCCGGGATCTGTATCGTCGATCGGCAGGGATGCATCGCTTTTGCCAACCCTTCCCTGCTTGCCATGTGGGAGTACGACCTCTCAGAGGTGGTCGGAAAACCGGTGACCCGCCTCTGGCTCTCCCCCGAAGGGGGGCGGGACTGCATCGACTGTGCTCTCGCCTCCGGACAGTGGACCGGGACGATTGCCGCCCGGCGGAGGGATGCTTCCTCGTTCCCCTCCCGAATATCGCTCAGCACCGTCCGTGACCCCGGAACCGCCGAGGTCTGGCTCCTCCTCTCCTGCATCGAGGTCGATGTGAGGCGCGGGGCTCAGGATGCACCCGGTCACCGCCGCAGCCTTGAAGCGGCCGTCGCGGCGACGCCCGCCCGGTTCATGGACCCGGCAGAGATCGATCCGGCGATCGATGACTCGCTCGAGGATCTCGGCCGCGCGTGCGGGGCGTCCAGGGTCTATCTCGCTCTCTTCAACGACCTGCGGACGTTGCTTGGCACGACGCATGAATGGTGCCGGGCGGGGCAGGCCCCGCTACGGGGCGAGTCGCGCAACCTCTTCAAGGGCGATCCGCCCCGGTGGACCGTGCAGGTTCTCGAAGGCGAGACCGTGATCGTGAACGGGGTGTCCGGGAACGGGCGGCCGGAGAGGGAAGAGCGCGATTTCCTGGAGCGGCACGGCGCTACCGCGGCCCTGATGATCCCGCTCCGGCTGAACGGGTCGGTCGTCGGCTTTGTCGGGTTCGATACGGACGGCGAAGGGCCCCGTTTTACGGACGAGGACGTGGCGCTTCTCTCTGCGGCTGTCCATATCATCGCGGGCGCGATCGACCGAAAGCAGTCCGAGTACATCTTCCGGGAGTCGGAGGACCTCTACCAGATCGTCCTCGACGCCATCACCGACACCGTCACCGTCGTCGATACCCGCCTCACCCTTCTTCTCGCGAACGATGCCTTCGTCGCCTGGTGCGAAGACCTCGGACTCGAAACAAACGTCGTTGGAAAGGATCTCTTCGCCGTCGTGCCGTTCTTCCCCCCCGCCACGCGTCAGCTCTACGAGCGGGTCATCCGGACCGGCCGGCCGCTGACGTCGGAACGGTCTCTTCAGACGGGCGACCGGACCATGATTCTGCGGGAGATACGGATCCCGATCTTCGAGCACGGCGAGGTCGCGAGGGTCGTCACCGTCGCGAGAGACGTCACTGCCCAGAGGGAGGTCGAAGACCTGAAATCGAAAGCCTACGATCAGATCGAGCGGAACATGGAGCAGTTCGCTCTCCTCGCCGACCATATAAGGAACCCGCTCCAGGCGATCATGGGGCGGGCCGAACTGCTCGACGATACCGAGACGACGGAGAAGATCCGCCAGCAGGTGCAGCGGATCAACGGGATCATCGACCAGCTCGACGAACGGTGGGGCGAGTCGAGGAGACTCTCCATGTTCTGGCGGAAGTACTCCTGA
- a CDS encoding Mov34/MPN/PAD-1 family protein, translating into MAICGISRDLLSMLFELGREHHPDEFVAVLRERDGVIRDLDLVPGTIVGEESASFFIDMLPLDTHQAGSAHSHPNGVLSPSSADLRFFPSVGRYHIIVGYPYGKRDWRCYRADGSTTRLEVVE; encoded by the coding sequence ATGGCCATATGCGGGATCAGCAGGGATCTGCTTTCGATGCTCTTTGAACTTGGGCGGGAACATCACCCGGACGAATTCGTTGCCGTGCTGCGGGAGCGGGACGGCGTTATCCGGGACCTCGATCTGGTGCCCGGCACCATCGTCGGGGAAGAGAGCGCCTCGTTCTTCATCGATATGCTCCCGCTGGACACCCACCAGGCCGGCAGCGCCCACAGCCACCCGAACGGCGTCCTTTCCCCGTCGTCGGCGGATCTCAGGTTCTTCCCCTCGGTGGGGCGGTACCATATCATCGTCGGCTACCCCTACGGGAAGAGGGACTGGCGGTGCTACCGGGCGGACGGCAGCACGACACGCCTCGAGGTGGTCGAGTGA
- a CDS encoding DUF61 family protein — protein sequence MPDRPSASDESTLLRWMRLEIGRINDDVVSERKRLSRLLAEEHPSSVTKGGSRYDFDRDVLLRLEQVLPGELQRRLRLPILFYFDSTVPDSFFLADEAAVQALQTLGEISSLRRMQGGRLWIAKPLVYAVMNRYPTVMQIVMG from the coding sequence ATGCCCGACCGACCATCAGCAAGCGACGAGTCGACCCTCTTACGATGGATGCGGCTTGAGATCGGCAGGATCAACGACGACGTCGTTTCAGAGCGTAAACGCCTCTCCCGGCTCCTCGCGGAGGAACACCCGTCGTCGGTCACGAAGGGGGGGAGCCGCTACGACTTCGACCGGGACGTCCTCCTCCGCCTCGAGCAGGTTCTGCCGGGCGAGTTGCAGCGGCGGCTCCGGCTCCCGATCCTCTTCTACTTCGACTCCACGGTCCCGGACAGTTTCTTCCTCGCGGACGAGGCCGCCGTGCAGGCCCTCCAGACCCTCGGGGAGATCAGTTCCCTCAGGAGGATGCAGGGCGGGAGGCTCTGGATAGCAAAACCCCTCGTCTACGCCGTCATGAACAGGTACCCGACGGTCATGCAGATCGTGATGGGGTAG
- a CDS encoding M48 family metallopeptidase, which produces MNRGEKESVADGTTVVLKAVRSARLQVRPDGTLRVVAPPSFDVEGFLQRNAAWIEKRRRELDRLAAEGCGREEMLLLHGRFCRVVSGARFAIDEDSGTVASPSAPALRRGLSRMLKEEVRDRLEACPDLTGRWQGRIAVKMQKTRWGSCSALGNLNINLRVVALPESLREYVVVHEAAHLREQNHSKRFWRLVGDRYPDYRAAEAELRRYWIILERNRVWGTLADTR; this is translated from the coding sequence ATGAACCGGGGAGAGAAGGAGAGCGTCGCGGATGGAACGACCGTCGTTTTGAAGGCGGTGCGGTCCGCCCGCCTCCAGGTGCGGCCGGACGGAACCCTCCGCGTGGTCGCCCCCCCGTCGTTCGACGTCGAGGGGTTCCTGCAACGCAACGCGGCCTGGATCGAGAAGCGGCGCCGGGAACTCGACCGGCTGGCTGCCGAAGGCTGCGGACGGGAGGAGATGCTCCTCCTGCACGGGCGGTTCTGCCGCGTGGTTTCGGGCGCGCGGTTCGCGATCGACGAGGACTCGGGTACCGTCGCCTCTCCGTCCGCCCCCGCTCTCCGGAGAGGGCTCTCCCGGATGCTGAAGGAGGAAGTCCGCGACCGGCTGGAGGCCTGCCCCGACCTCACCGGCCGGTGGCAGGGGCGGATCGCGGTGAAGATGCAGAAGACGCGGTGGGGGAGCTGCTCGGCGCTCGGCAACCTCAACATCAACCTGCGCGTCGTAGCCCTCCCTGAGTCCCTGCGGGAGTACGTCGTCGTCCACGAGGCCGCCCACCTCCGCGAGCAGAACCACTCCAAACGGTTCTGGCGTCTCGTCGGCGATCGTTACCCCGATTACCGGGCGGCGGAAGCCGAACTGCGCCGCTACTGGATCATCCTCGAGCGGAACAGGGTGTGGGGGACGCTCGCGGATACACGGTGA
- a CDS encoding fasciclin domain-containing protein, protein MNSTILGLAAVLVIGLVALPVLAATADVDIRGGEYIPASLTVEGNTTVTWMNYDEVSHTVTSAGGVFDSGPIEQDETFNYTFADTGTYPYGCTLNASTQRTPMQGVVIAVPEGTMVEENGNETGEEEPARMTLADLVAGDENLTSFADAVGKAGLAQTVLNAGGPYTVFAPDDAAFEALDNETLTALLNDTEMLDTLLMNHVVRGNYTVEDLMEEANVTNETVLEALTGDSLNVSVADGNLTVENATIVASDLAADNGIVHIIDVVLVPPDLLPLENVTAENETVVENVTAEGPEEERVIP, encoded by the coding sequence ATGAATTCAACCATACTCGGGCTCGCAGCCGTCCTGGTCATCGGACTCGTTGCCCTGCCGGTTCTCGCGGCGACCGCCGACGTCGATATACGCGGCGGGGAGTACATCCCCGCCTCGCTCACGGTCGAGGGGAATACAACGGTAACCTGGATGAATTACGATGAGGTGAGCCATACCGTCACCAGCGCGGGCGGGGTCTTCGACTCCGGCCCGATAGAGCAGGACGAGACGTTCAATTACACGTTTGCCGATACGGGAACCTACCCGTACGGCTGTACGCTCAACGCTTCGACGCAGCGGACGCCCATGCAGGGCGTCGTTATCGCCGTCCCGGAGGGGACGATGGTCGAGGAGAACGGAAATGAAACCGGTGAGGAGGAACCGGCGAGGATGACGCTGGCCGATCTGGTCGCCGGGGACGAGAACCTGACTTCCTTTGCGGATGCCGTCGGGAAGGCCGGGCTCGCGCAGACGGTGCTTAATGCCGGCGGGCCGTACACGGTCTTTGCTCCGGACGATGCCGCTTTCGAGGCACTCGATAACGAGACCCTTACTGCGCTCTTAAACGACACGGAGATGCTTGACACCCTCCTCATGAACCATGTGGTGAGGGGGAACTACACCGTAGAAGACCTGATGGAAGAGGCGAACGTCACCAACGAGACGGTTCTTGAGGCCCTCACCGGAGACAGCCTCAACGTCAGCGTGGCCGACGGCAATCTCACGGTAGAAAACGCCACCATCGTCGCCTCCGATCTTGCGGCCGACAACGGCATCGTCCACATCATCGATGTGGTTCTCGTGCCGCCGGATCTCCTGCCGCTGGAGAACGTGACCGCGGAGAATGAGACTGTGGTGGAGAACGTGACCGCGGAGGGCCCGGAGGAAGAACGGGTCATCCCTTAA
- a CDS encoding MerR family transcriptional regulator, protein MKWAGAEDGSMHEKELKIGDIAHLTGLSEQDVRALIQTYDSLFTYRTIGRARLFPQKAVKIVRELAELSGRGLSPDEIAEEVKSGRKPAAPEEPAEEFDRDAAPLPPEVVIELQVMRDTLARQERRIVRLVEELERERELRVEEADRLRKAVDDLEERLSVQQEQLALVAEWVDYFDRQMDEVTRPVLDRFRRTVAKKSDSGQSPGRSG, encoded by the coding sequence ATGAAGTGGGCGGGTGCGGAGGACGGCAGCATGCACGAGAAGGAACTGAAGATCGGTGATATCGCGCACCTCACCGGGCTTTCGGAGCAGGATGTCCGGGCACTCATCCAGACATACGATAGTCTTTTCACCTACCGGACGATCGGGCGGGCCCGGCTCTTCCCGCAGAAGGCGGTGAAGATCGTCCGGGAACTCGCGGAACTCTCCGGGAGAGGGCTCTCGCCCGATGAGATCGCCGAAGAGGTAAAATCCGGCAGGAAGCCGGCCGCGCCGGAAGAACCGGCAGAAGAGTTCGACCGGGACGCCGCCCCGCTTCCGCCCGAGGTGGTGATCGAGCTTCAGGTGATGCGGGATACGCTGGCCCGGCAGGAACGCCGAATCGTGCGTCTGGTCGAGGAACTCGAGCGGGAGCGTGAACTGAGGGTCGAGGAGGCCGACCGGCTCCGGAAGGCCGTCGACGACCTCGAGGAGCGGCTCTCCGTGCAGCAGGAGCAACTCGCCCTCGTCGCGGAATGGGTGGATTACTTCGACCGGCAGATGGACGAGGTCACCCGCCCGGTGCTTGACCGGTTCCGGCGAACGGTCGCGAAGAAGAGCGATTCCGGCCAGTCTCCGGGCCGTTCCGGGTGA
- a CDS encoding small multi-drug export protein: MRQIDVWGDDGDETSWLKVSVPFLLCGLFLAVVWFFLPAEQWLLLLGMMVAYIVPPLGRETIIPVCILCGIPWWLTAFALAFLDFAGGLFMAWNFPLVLRIPHIGPRVSRFTEAGRTFLDRRPWLERLYFVGLVAFVALPFDGSGSIVGSVVGRVLGMTKTEVISCITIGGFIGSFAIALGIDYVVNLIPPGAGFWVSLAVFLLIGAALLVTYRSYSRRAETGA; encoded by the coding sequence ATGCGGCAGATCGATGTGTGGGGCGATGACGGCGATGAGACGAGCTGGCTGAAGGTCTCGGTTCCGTTCCTGCTCTGCGGGCTCTTCCTTGCCGTCGTGTGGTTCTTCCTTCCGGCGGAGCAGTGGCTCCTGCTCTTGGGGATGATGGTCGCCTACATCGTCCCGCCGCTCGGCCGGGAGACGATCATCCCGGTCTGCATCCTCTGCGGGATTCCGTGGTGGCTGACCGCGTTCGCCCTGGCGTTCCTGGACTTCGCCGGCGGGCTTTTTATGGCCTGGAACTTTCCGCTGGTTCTCCGCATCCCCCACATCGGCCCCCGGGTCAGCCGGTTTACGGAAGCAGGCAGGACGTTCCTCGACCGGCGGCCGTGGCTTGAGCGGCTCTACTTCGTCGGTCTCGTTGCTTTCGTGGCTCTCCCCTTCGATGGGTCGGGGAGCATCGTCGGCTCCGTCGTCGGGAGAGTGCTCGGGATGACGAAGACGGAGGTCATCTCCTGCATCACCATCGGCGGCTTCATCGGCAGTTTTGCCATCGCCCTCGGCATCGACTACGTCGTGAACCTCATCCCGCCGGGAGCCGGGTTCTGGGTCTCGCTTGCCGTCTTCCTCCTGATCGGCGCCGCACTTCTCGTGACCTACCGGAGTTATTCGCGAAGGGCTGAAACCGGCGCCTGA
- a CDS encoding M28 family metallopeptidase, giving the protein MERNSAHRKQTRRHACSPGGPLYVLLLAGVAVLLVAAPAAATGTPGGEYDPGIAAMLAEIDESELRDTTYDLQNFSTRAYGTDGNREAGAYLSARLAAIPGLEVESMDGELNNIVATLPGSADASDEVVVVGAHYDSTSTDLTRAPGATDNGCGVAIVLELARVMSEHSFNRTVQFAFWNAEEVGRLGSIDHAARAATPIVLYLNYDSACYDPLNRSVLDIVYDERSAGIAALMADHNTLYSTNFTLTENVHTCTSDHVSFRERGYPAVTTHCEEHGPAHSPDDTVDQVSLGYAKRNAQLGLSVLAEVAGFRDEEAGAAIPKAPMVVWDLSGRLDGAD; this is encoded by the coding sequence ATGGAACGAAATTCAGCGCACCGGAAACAGACTCGACGGCATGCCTGCTCCCCCGGGGGGCCTCTCTATGTTCTGCTGCTCGCCGGCGTAGCGGTTCTCCTGGTAGCCGCCCCGGCAGCCGCCACCGGCACGCCCGGGGGGGAGTACGACCCCGGGATCGCCGCGATGCTCGCGGAGATCGATGAGTCCGAACTCCGGGACACGACCTACGACCTGCAGAACTTCTCGACCCGGGCATACGGCACCGACGGGAACCGGGAGGCGGGTGCGTACCTCTCCGCGAGGCTTGCCGCCATCCCCGGGCTCGAGGTGGAGTCCATGGACGGCGAACTCAACAATATCGTTGCCACGCTCCCGGGAAGCGCCGATGCCTCCGACGAGGTCGTGGTGGTGGGGGCGCACTACGACAGCACGTCGACGGATCTTACCCGCGCGCCTGGGGCTACCGACAACGGCTGCGGCGTCGCGATCGTCCTGGAACTCGCCCGGGTGATGAGCGAGCACTCGTTTAACCGGACGGTGCAGTTCGCGTTCTGGAACGCCGAAGAGGTTGGGCGTCTCGGCAGCATCGACCACGCTGCCCGGGCGGCGACCCCGATCGTGCTCTACCTCAACTACGATTCGGCCTGCTACGATCCGCTGAACCGTTCGGTCCTCGACATCGTCTACGACGAGCGATCGGCAGGTATCGCGGCACTCATGGCGGACCATAACACCCTTTACTCCACGAACTTCACCCTGACCGAGAACGTCCATACCTGCACCTCGGATCACGTATCCTTCCGGGAACGGGGCTACCCGGCCGTGACGACCCACTGCGAGGAGCACGGCCCGGCCCATTCCCCGGACGACACCGTCGACCAGGTCTCGTTAGGGTATGCGAAGAGGAACGCTCAACTGGGCCTCTCGGTGCTCGCGGAGGTGGCCGGGTTCCGGGACGAGGAGGCCGGTGCCGCCATCCCGAAGGCCCCGATGGTGGTGTGGGACCTCTCCGGAAGACTGGACGGGGCGGATTGA
- a CDS encoding lactate utilization protein, producing MANITQQMAKATEYSATNLTADAGVDAERWSRKPDETTLKKTVEAMEARNFKVFLVDTAEDGLRTLVDLLPEGAEVMNGYSTTLVEMGFDRVLKENPKGWRDYHAAITGENDTEKRHALRRKSVAADYFLSGVQAIAESGEIVGCDKTGSRMGAWPHAAAHLILVSGTNKIVPTLDDALRRCREYALPLENQRAQHAYNIGSYIGKHVILDHEDTDGRITLVLIRERLGY from the coding sequence ATGGCGAATATTACCCAGCAGATGGCGAAAGCCACGGAGTACAGTGCGACCAACCTGACGGCCGATGCCGGAGTCGATGCGGAGCGGTGGAGCCGGAAGCCGGACGAAACGACGCTCAAGAAGACGGTCGAGGCGATGGAGGCCCGGAACTTCAAAGTGTTCCTCGTCGATACGGCGGAAGATGGCCTCCGGACCCTCGTCGACCTGCTGCCCGAAGGAGCCGAGGTCATGAACGGCTACTCGACGACCCTGGTCGAGATGGGGTTTGACCGGGTGCTCAAAGAGAACCCGAAGGGATGGCGGGACTACCACGCGGCCATCACCGGCGAGAACGACACCGAGAAGCGGCACGCGCTCCGCCGGAAAAGCGTCGCCGCGGACTACTTCCTCTCCGGGGTGCAGGCGATCGCCGAGTCGGGCGAGATCGTCGGGTGCGACAAGACCGGGAGCCGGATGGGAGCATGGCCTCACGCGGCGGCCCACCTCATCCTCGTCTCCGGGACGAACAAGATCGTGCCGACCCTCGACGATGCGCTCCGGCGGTGCCGGGAGTACGCCCTGCCTCTCGAGAACCAGCGTGCGCAGCATGCCTACAATATCGGGAGTTACATCGGCAAACACGTCATCCTCGACCACGAAGACACCGACGGGAGGATAACCCTGGTCCTGATCCGGGAGCGGCTCGGCTACTGA
- a CDS encoding glutamine synthetase family protein, protein MKDSEILMNPNELVRFLKKDPADFTKEDITRFCEENGIEMVNFRYAAEDGKLKTLNFVISSKEHLDTILSDGERVDGSNLFSFIEAGSSDLYVIPRYRTAFVSPFAEVPTLEFLCSFYDSDGKPLESAPEYVLRKADEEFTRRTGYTFKALGELEYYVISPRDDLYPGRDQKGYHSAEPFVKFADLRDEAMLLVARAGGRIKYGHSEVGCFYNDDTYYEQHEIEFLPMPVEQAVEQLIVAKWVLRMLGNQYGVEISFAPKITVGKAGSGLHFHMLVEKDGRNLLVEEGRLSPLARKMIAGILDASDALTAFGNTIPTSYLRLVPHQEAPTTVCWGDRNRSVVVRVPLGWIGADSMTHDANPGENGLTPNRPSKQTFEYRVADGSADPYLIVSALIVAALRGTGMPGALEAAENLYVSGNIFRPEFKERLAEFRQLPASCVESAEALEAKRAIFEENGIFPAGMIDSRIATLKAFDDRGLSERLYGNNDAIRELVEEFLHVA, encoded by the coding sequence ATGAAAGATTCTGAGATCCTGATGAACCCCAATGAGCTGGTACGTTTTCTCAAGAAGGATCCGGCCGATTTTACGAAAGAGGACATCACACGGTTTTGCGAGGAGAACGGGATTGAGATGGTCAACTTCCGTTACGCCGCGGAGGACGGCAAACTCAAGACCCTCAACTTCGTCATATCCTCAAAGGAACACCTCGATACCATCCTCTCGGACGGCGAGCGCGTCGACGGCAGCAACCTCTTCTCGTTCATCGAGGCGGGGAGCAGCGACCTCTACGTCATCCCCCGTTACCGCACGGCGTTCGTGAGCCCGTTCGCCGAGGTGCCGACGCTCGAGTTCCTCTGCTCGTTCTACGACAGCGACGGGAAACCTCTCGAGAGCGCGCCCGAGTACGTGCTCCGCAAGGCGGACGAGGAGTTCACCCGCCGGACCGGATACACCTTCAAGGCTCTCGGCGAGCTCGAGTACTACGTCATCAGCCCGCGGGACGACCTCTACCCCGGCCGCGACCAGAAAGGCTACCACTCGGCCGAACCCTTCGTCAAGTTCGCGGACCTGCGGGACGAGGCGATGCTCCTCGTCGCCCGCGCCGGCGGCAGGATCAAGTACGGCCACTCCGAGGTCGGGTGCTTCTATAACGACGACACCTACTACGAGCAGCACGAGATCGAGTTCCTGCCGATGCCGGTGGAGCAGGCGGTCGAGCAGTTGATCGTCGCGAAGTGGGTTCTCCGGATGCTCGGCAACCAGTACGGCGTCGAGATCAGTTTCGCCCCGAAGATCACCGTCGGCAAGGCGGGAAGCGGGCTGCACTTCCACATGCTCGTCGAGAAGGACGGCAGGAACCTGCTGGTCGAGGAGGGCAGACTGAGCCCGCTCGCCCGGAAGATGATCGCCGGTATCCTTGACGCCTCCGACGCCCTGACGGCCTTCGGGAACACCATCCCGACCTCCTACCTCCGTCTCGTTCCCCACCAGGAAGCGCCGACGACGGTCTGCTGGGGCGACCGCAACCGCTCGGTCGTCGTCCGGGTGCCTCTCGGCTGGATCGGCGCCGACAGCATGACCCATGACGCCAACCCCGGTGAGAACGGTCTTACCCCGAACCGCCCATCGAAGCAGACGTTCGAGTACCGGGTCGCCGACGGTTCGGCCGATCCCTACCTGATCGTCTCCGCCCTCATCGTGGCGGCGCTGCGCGGAACCGGGATGCCCGGCGCGCTCGAGGCGGCCGAAAACCTCTACGTCAGCGGGAATATATTCCGTCCCGAGTTCAAGGAGCGGCTCGCTGAGTTCCGCCAGCTTCCCGCCTCCTGCGTCGAGTCCGCCGAAGCGCTCGAGGCGAAGCGGGCGATCTTCGAGGAGAACGGGATCTTCCCGGCAGGCATGATCGACAGTCGGATCGCCACCCTGAAGGCGTTCGACGACCGGGGGCTGAGCGAGAGGCTTTACGGCAACAACGACGCGATCCGGGAACTGGTTGAAGAGTTCCTCCACGTAGCGTAA
- a CDS encoding adenylyltransferase/cytidyltransferase family protein, with the protein MIRVVATGTFDILHPGHLYYLEESRNLGDELSVIVARDANVKHKPRPFLPEDQRLRMIRALKPVDHALLGDLHDMFRPIAEIRPDIITLGFNQHFDEEHLRQKLRERGLDADVVRIPGYPGSLASSSKIIERILNTRGPPDPTGSHGEE; encoded by the coding sequence GTGATCCGCGTGGTCGCAACGGGGACGTTCGATATCCTCCACCCCGGGCACCTCTACTATCTCGAGGAGTCCCGGAACCTCGGCGACGAGCTCTCCGTGATCGTGGCGCGGGACGCGAACGTGAAGCATAAGCCGCGACCGTTCCTCCCGGAAGACCAGCGGCTCCGGATGATCCGGGCGTTAAAGCCGGTAGACCACGCGCTCCTCGGCGATCTCCACGATATGTTCAGGCCGATAGCGGAGATCCGGCCCGACATCATCACGCTCGGGTTTAACCAGCATTTCGACGAGGAGCATCTCCGGCAGAAACTCCGGGAGCGCGGGCTCGACGCGGACGTCGTCCGGATACCCGGGTATCCCGGCTCGCTTGCCAGTTCGTCGAAGATCATCGAACGTATCCTGAATACCCGGGGGCCCCCGGATCCCACCGGCTCTCACGGTGAGGAGTGA